Proteins encoded in a region of the Excalfactoria chinensis isolate bCotChi1 chromosome 16, bCotChi1.hap2, whole genome shotgun sequence genome:
- the HSCB gene encoding iron-sulfur cluster co-chaperone protein HscB, with translation MQAALRMRFGPARRALRVSESAPRPRCVGPGSAPSPRCWSCGGALSGVDAVPHFCPRCRALQPPAPRPDLFRLMECDRSFRVDAQRLQRRFRSLQRALHPDRFGRRPAKEQHFSEQHSSLINKAYQTLLHPLSRGLYLLELRGVEPAQETDCDADSEFLMEIMEINEKLAEPKNDEILGEIETLIKDRQEELTKEVTAAFERDDLQEAKKLLAKMKYFANLEDKLKNKKIPS, from the exons ATGCAGGCGGCGCTGCGGATGCGGTTCGGGCCGGCGCGGCGGGCGCTCCGTGTCTCCGAGTCGGCCCCGCGGCCGCGCTGCGTCGGGCCCGGCTCCGCCCCGTCCCCGCGGTGCTGGAGCTGCGGCGGCGCCCTCTCCGGCGTCGACGCGGTCCCGCACTTCTGCCCCCGCTGCCGGGCCCTGCAGCCGCCGGCGCCTCGGCCCGACCTCTTCCGCCTCATGGAGTG TGACCGCTCCTTCCGCGTCGACGCGCAGCGGCTGCAGCGGCGGTTCCGGAGCCTCCAGCGCGCGCTGCACCCCGACCGCTTCGGCCGCAGACCGGCG aaggagcagcactTCTCGGAGCAGCACTCCTCCCTCATCAACAAGGCCTACCAGACGCTGCTGCACCCGCTGAGCCGCGGCCTCTACCTG CTGGAGCTGCGCGGTGTGGAGCCGGCGCAGGAGACAGACTGCGATGCGGATTCGGAGTTTCTCATGGAAATCATGGAAATCAATGAGAAATTGGCAGAGCCGAAGAACGACGAGATCCTCGGGGAAATAGAAACGTTAATTAAAG ACAGACAAGAAGAACTGACCAAAGAGGTGACCGCAGCTTTTGAAAGAG ATGACCTTCAGGAAGCTAAGAAGCTTCTCGCCAAAATGAAGTACTTTGCAAACCTAGAGGACAAACTAAAGAACAAGAAGATCCCTTCCTGA
- the CHEK2 gene encoding serine/threonine-protein kinase Chk2 gives MSRENGSDPQRSQGTQPSQGGTSSSSGASQGASQSSSSSGTLSSLDTVPTQELPSIPEDPEPDELVPQPWGRLFALGKGFSNWDCVHDEYWFGRDKSCDYSFSKLGLSETGFYQNYSKKHFRIFRERGPKNSHVAYIEDHSANGTFINRELIGKGKRLPLTHNSEIALSIQTNKVFVFSDLTVDDQLVFPREFREKYIMSKTLGSGACGEVKLAFEKSTCNKVAVKIINKRKFMASGVREASPAFNINTEIEILKKIDHPCLIKIKNFFEAEDYYIVLELMEGGELYDRVSRPIKMKEATCKLYFYQMLLAVKYLHDNGIIHRDLKPENVLLSSCEETCLIKITDFGQSKILGETSLMKTLCGTPTYLAPEVLNSLGTAGYSRAVDCWSLGVILFVCLCGYPPFSEQNTQLSLKDQITRGEYTFISKEWKHVSNTALDLVKKLLVVDPSKRFTIEEALEHPWLQDEDMKNTFQQLLAQTGATMNPPQTSKMPIAMRKRLRENEDESVSSKRAAPSTSFQKMR, from the exons ATGTCCCGAGAGAACGGGAGCGACCCGCAGCGCTCCCAGGGCACGCAGCCGTCACAGGGCGGCACCAGCTCCTCCTCCGGCGCCTCGCAGGGCGCCAGCCAGTCCTCCTCCAGCTCCGGCACGCTCAGCTCTCTGGACACCGTTCCTACGCAGGAGCTGCCTTCCATTCCCGAGGACCCGGAACCCGACGAGCTCGTTCCCCAGCCGTGGGGTCGGCTCTTCGCGCTCGGAAAAGGTTTCAGCAATTGGG ACTGTGTCCATGACGAGTACTGGTTCGGAAGGGACAAAAGCTGTGATTACAGTTTTTCTAAGCTCGGATTATCTGAGACTGGATTTTACCAGAACTACAGCAAGAAGCACTTCCGAATATTCAGG gAAAGAGGACCAAAAAATTCCCACGTTGCCTACATTGAAGACCACAGCGCCAATGGGACGTTCATTAACAGGGAGCTCATTGGGAAGGGGAAGAGGCTTCCGCTGACTCACAACTCGGAAATCGCCCTGTCTATTCAGACTAACAAGG TGTTTGTCTTTTCTGATCTCACGGTGGACGACCAGTTGGTGTTTCCTAGAGAGTTCCGAGAGAAATACATCATGTCCAAGACGTTGGGAAG CGGTGCCTGTGGAGAAGTCAAACTGGCATTTGAGAAGAGCACTTGTAATAAAGTTGCAGTAAAGATAATCAACAAGCGGAAGTTTATGGCCAGTGGTGTTAGAGAGGCA AGCCCGGCTTTTAATATCAACACAGAAATagagattttgaagaaaatagatCAC CCTTGCTTGATCAAGATCAAAAACTTCTTTGAAGCGGAGGATTACTACATTGTTTTGGAACT GATGGAAGGAGGAGAGTTGTATGACAGAGTGTCAAGGCCAATCAAGATGAAAGAAGCTACCTGCAAGTTGTACTTTTATCAGATGCTGCTGGCTGTGAAG TATCTTCATGACAATGGAATCATACACCGGGATCTGAAGCCAGAGAATGTGCTGCTTTCATCCTGTGAAGAGACGTGTCTGATAAAG ATTACAGATTTTGGACAATCCAAGATTCTTGGAGAAACTTCTCTTATGAAAACATTATGTGGTACTCCCACGTATCTTGCTCCTGAGGTTCTAAATTCACTTGGGACCGCTGGATACAGCCGAGCTGTGGACTGCTGGAGTTTAGGAGTTATTCTTTTTGTATG CTTGTGTGGATATCCACCATTTAGTGAGCAAAATACTCAGCTATCTCTGAAAGACCAAATCACTCGTGGAGAATACACATTCATCTCAAAAGAATGGAAACACGTATCCAACACGG CTCTGGATCTTGTGAAGAAGCTGCTGGTAGTGGATCCAAGCAAACGTTTTACAATAGAGGAAGCTTTAGAGCATCCCTGGCTTCAG gaTGAGgacatgaaaaatacatttcaacaGCTACTTGCTCAGACAGGTGCCACTATGAATCCACCACAAACATCAAAAATG CCGATTGCTATGAGAAAACGTCTCCGTGAAAATGAGGATGAATCTGTCTCTTCGAAGCGTGCTGCTCCTTCTACgtcatttcagaaaatgaggTGA